One genomic region from Siniperca chuatsi isolate FFG_IHB_CAS linkage group LG18, ASM2008510v1, whole genome shotgun sequence encodes:
- the nadk2 gene encoding NAD kinase 2, mitochondrial isoform X1 produces MVVCSLIRMTRRSVVNLVCLWNRAGSLLHGNSLRPIHTSICNTSSQPKAGFKPEKVAVVTKTTRYEFEQQRYRYAGLSEEDLKQLLAMKGSSYSGLLERHSIHTNNVEHIVKSLRREDIEVRVVKRGEYDEEVVRWADAIISAGGDGTMLLVASKVLSKDKPVVGVNTDPERSEGHLCLPVRYTRAFPEALEKLCRGEFRWLWRQRIRLHLEGTGINPTPVDLHEQQLSLEQHSQAHRITTMDSQRSTTPPPVMWTGTLHESFSKPNLLPIRSLNEIFIGESLSSSPFSTTVLVSPALIRGISVHNRLTLKSFKPHANLLLHRASYYEISVDDGPWEKQKSSGLSICTGTGSKAWSYNINKLVEQAVEEVLKIGKSQTGLDIPLDRDFIEKVTDEYNESLVFSPDDRRLFYSIREPIVNRVFSSSRQRGFASKVCVRSRCWDACMVVDGGTSFEFNDGAIATISMSEEDQLRTVLLEN; encoded by the exons ATGGTTGTGTGTTCACTTATAAGAATGACTCGCCGCTCAGTGGTTAACTTGGTGTGCCTTTGGAATCGAGCTGGCAGCCTGCTGCATGGAAACTCCCTTCGCCCCATCCACACTTCAATATGCAACACCTCATCGCAGCCAAAAGCTGGATTCAAACCGGAAAAGGTAGCAGTGGTTACAAAGACTACGCGATATGAGTTTGAACAGCAGCGGTATCGCTACGCAGGGCTGTCTGAAGAGGACTTAAAACAGCTG CTTGCTATGAAGGGCTCCAGCTACAGCGGCCTGCTGGAAAGACACAGCATCCACACTAACAATGTGGAACATATTGTGAAGAGCCTGCG GAGAGAAGACATTGAGGTACGAGTTGTGAAGAGAGGAGAATATGATGAAGAAGTGGTGCGATGGGCAGATGCCATTATCTCTGCTGGAG GTGATGGGACAATGCTACTTGTTGCCAGTAAGGTTTTAAGCAAGGACAAACCAGTTGTTGGAGTAAACACTGACCCTGAGAG GTCAGAAGGTCATCTATGCCTGCCTGTGCGCTACACTCGTGCCTTCCCAGAGGCACTGGAGAAACTCTGTCGTGGTGAGTTCAG GTGGCTGTGGCGCCAGAGGATCCGTCTGCACTTAGAGGGCACAGGAATCAATCCCACCCCTGTGGACCTGCACGAACAGCAGCTCAGCCTGGAGCAGCACAGCCAAGCTCACCGCATCACCACCATGGACAGCCAGCGGAGTACGACTCCACCACCCGTCATGT GGACAGGAACACTACATGAGAGCTTCTCCAAGCCTAATCTCCTCCCTATCAGAAGCCTGAATGAAATCTTCATCGGAGAATCTCTGTCCTCCAG CCCCTTCAGCACCACCGTGCTCGTCTCTCCAGCACTCATCAGGGGAATCTCTGTCCACAACAGGCTGACGTTAAAATCCTTCAAACCCCATGCTAACCTCTTGCTCCATAGGGCTTCCTACTACGAGATCTCTGTGGATGACGGCCCGTGGGAAAAGCAGAAGAGTTCAGGACTCAGCATTTGCACAGGAACAGGATCCAAAGCCTG GTCCTATAACATCAACAAACTTGTTGAACAAGCTGTGGAGGAGGTGCTAAAAATcg GAAAGTCCCAAACAGGTCTTGATATCCCACTTGATCGTGACTTTATTGAAAAGG ttacTGATGAATACAACGAGTCTCTGGTGTTCAGTCCAGACGACAGGCGTTTGTTCTACAGCATCAGGGAGCCCATCGTCAACAGAGTCTTCTCCAGCAGTCGGCAGAGAGGCTTCGCCAGCAA ggtGTGTGTCCGCTCACGGTGTTGGGATGCCTGCATGGTGGTCGACGGTGGGACTTCATTCGAGTTCAACGACGGTGCTATCGCTACAATCAGCATGAGTGAGGAGGACCAGCTCCGGACAGTCCTCCTTGAAAACTGA
- the nadk2 gene encoding NAD kinase 2, mitochondrial isoform X3, with protein MVVCSLIRMTRRSVVNLVCLWNRAGSLLHGNSLRPIHTSICNTSSQPKAGFKPEKVAVVTKTTRYEFEQQRYRYAGLSEEDLKQLLAMKGSSYSGLLERHSIHTNNVEHIVKSLRREDIEVRVVKRGEYDEEVVRWADAIISAGGDGTMLLVASKVLSKDKPVVGVNTDPERSEGHLCLPVRYTRAFPEALEKLCRGEFRWLWRQRIRLHLEGTGINPTPVDLHEQQLSLEQHSQAHRITTMDSQRRTGTLHESFSKPNLLPIRSLNEIFIGESLSSSPFSTTVLVSPALIRGISVHNRLTLKSFKPHANLLLHRASYYEISVDDGPWEKQKSSGLSICTGTGSKAWSYNINKLVEQAVEEVLKIGKSQTGLDIPLDRDFIEKVTDEYNESLVFSPDDRRLFYSIREPIVNRVFSSSRQRGFASKVCVRSRCWDACMVVDGGTSFEFNDGAIATISMSEEDQLRTVLLEN; from the exons ATGGTTGTGTGTTCACTTATAAGAATGACTCGCCGCTCAGTGGTTAACTTGGTGTGCCTTTGGAATCGAGCTGGCAGCCTGCTGCATGGAAACTCCCTTCGCCCCATCCACACTTCAATATGCAACACCTCATCGCAGCCAAAAGCTGGATTCAAACCGGAAAAGGTAGCAGTGGTTACAAAGACTACGCGATATGAGTTTGAACAGCAGCGGTATCGCTACGCAGGGCTGTCTGAAGAGGACTTAAAACAGCTG CTTGCTATGAAGGGCTCCAGCTACAGCGGCCTGCTGGAAAGACACAGCATCCACACTAACAATGTGGAACATATTGTGAAGAGCCTGCG GAGAGAAGACATTGAGGTACGAGTTGTGAAGAGAGGAGAATATGATGAAGAAGTGGTGCGATGGGCAGATGCCATTATCTCTGCTGGAG GTGATGGGACAATGCTACTTGTTGCCAGTAAGGTTTTAAGCAAGGACAAACCAGTTGTTGGAGTAAACACTGACCCTGAGAG GTCAGAAGGTCATCTATGCCTGCCTGTGCGCTACACTCGTGCCTTCCCAGAGGCACTGGAGAAACTCTGTCGTGGTGAGTTCAG GTGGCTGTGGCGCCAGAGGATCCGTCTGCACTTAGAGGGCACAGGAATCAATCCCACCCCTGTGGACCTGCACGAACAGCAGCTCAGCCTGGAGCAGCACAGCCAAGCTCACCGCATCACCACCATGGACAGCCAGCGGA GGACAGGAACACTACATGAGAGCTTCTCCAAGCCTAATCTCCTCCCTATCAGAAGCCTGAATGAAATCTTCATCGGAGAATCTCTGTCCTCCAG CCCCTTCAGCACCACCGTGCTCGTCTCTCCAGCACTCATCAGGGGAATCTCTGTCCACAACAGGCTGACGTTAAAATCCTTCAAACCCCATGCTAACCTCTTGCTCCATAGGGCTTCCTACTACGAGATCTCTGTGGATGACGGCCCGTGGGAAAAGCAGAAGAGTTCAGGACTCAGCATTTGCACAGGAACAGGATCCAAAGCCTG GTCCTATAACATCAACAAACTTGTTGAACAAGCTGTGGAGGAGGTGCTAAAAATcg GAAAGTCCCAAACAGGTCTTGATATCCCACTTGATCGTGACTTTATTGAAAAGG ttacTGATGAATACAACGAGTCTCTGGTGTTCAGTCCAGACGACAGGCGTTTGTTCTACAGCATCAGGGAGCCCATCGTCAACAGAGTCTTCTCCAGCAGTCGGCAGAGAGGCTTCGCCAGCAA ggtGTGTGTCCGCTCACGGTGTTGGGATGCCTGCATGGTGGTCGACGGTGGGACTTCATTCGAGTTCAACGACGGTGCTATCGCTACAATCAGCATGAGTGAGGAGGACCAGCTCCGGACAGTCCTCCTTGAAAACTGA
- the nadk2 gene encoding NAD kinase 2, mitochondrial isoform X6, with translation MVVCSLIRMTRRSVVNLVCLWNRAGSLLHGNSLRPIHTSICNTSSQPKAGFKPEKVAVVTKTTRYEFEQQRYRYAGLSEEDLKQLLAMKGSSYSGLLERHSIHTNNVEHIVKSLRREDIEVRVVKRGEYDEEVVRWADAIISAGGDGTMLLVASKVLSKDKPVVGVNTDPERSEGHLCLPVRYTRAFPEALEKLCRGEFRWLWRQRIRLHLEGTGINPTPVDLHEQQLSLEQHSQAHRITTMDSQRRTGTLHESFSKPNLLPIRSLNEIFIGESLSSRASYYEISVDDGPWEKQKSSGLSICTGTGSKAWSYNINKLVEQAVEEVLKIGKSQTGLDIPLDRDFIEKVTDEYNESLVFSPDDRRLFYSIREPIVNRVFSSSRQRGFASKVCVRSRCWDACMVVDGGTSFEFNDGAIATISMSEEDQLRTVLLEN, from the exons ATGGTTGTGTGTTCACTTATAAGAATGACTCGCCGCTCAGTGGTTAACTTGGTGTGCCTTTGGAATCGAGCTGGCAGCCTGCTGCATGGAAACTCCCTTCGCCCCATCCACACTTCAATATGCAACACCTCATCGCAGCCAAAAGCTGGATTCAAACCGGAAAAGGTAGCAGTGGTTACAAAGACTACGCGATATGAGTTTGAACAGCAGCGGTATCGCTACGCAGGGCTGTCTGAAGAGGACTTAAAACAGCTG CTTGCTATGAAGGGCTCCAGCTACAGCGGCCTGCTGGAAAGACACAGCATCCACACTAACAATGTGGAACATATTGTGAAGAGCCTGCG GAGAGAAGACATTGAGGTACGAGTTGTGAAGAGAGGAGAATATGATGAAGAAGTGGTGCGATGGGCAGATGCCATTATCTCTGCTGGAG GTGATGGGACAATGCTACTTGTTGCCAGTAAGGTTTTAAGCAAGGACAAACCAGTTGTTGGAGTAAACACTGACCCTGAGAG GTCAGAAGGTCATCTATGCCTGCCTGTGCGCTACACTCGTGCCTTCCCAGAGGCACTGGAGAAACTCTGTCGTGGTGAGTTCAG GTGGCTGTGGCGCCAGAGGATCCGTCTGCACTTAGAGGGCACAGGAATCAATCCCACCCCTGTGGACCTGCACGAACAGCAGCTCAGCCTGGAGCAGCACAGCCAAGCTCACCGCATCACCACCATGGACAGCCAGCGGA GGACAGGAACACTACATGAGAGCTTCTCCAAGCCTAATCTCCTCCCTATCAGAAGCCTGAATGAAATCTTCATCGGAGAATCTCTGTCCTCCAG GGCTTCCTACTACGAGATCTCTGTGGATGACGGCCCGTGGGAAAAGCAGAAGAGTTCAGGACTCAGCATTTGCACAGGAACAGGATCCAAAGCCTG GTCCTATAACATCAACAAACTTGTTGAACAAGCTGTGGAGGAGGTGCTAAAAATcg GAAAGTCCCAAACAGGTCTTGATATCCCACTTGATCGTGACTTTATTGAAAAGG ttacTGATGAATACAACGAGTCTCTGGTGTTCAGTCCAGACGACAGGCGTTTGTTCTACAGCATCAGGGAGCCCATCGTCAACAGAGTCTTCTCCAGCAGTCGGCAGAGAGGCTTCGCCAGCAA ggtGTGTGTCCGCTCACGGTGTTGGGATGCCTGCATGGTGGTCGACGGTGGGACTTCATTCGAGTTCAACGACGGTGCTATCGCTACAATCAGCATGAGTGAGGAGGACCAGCTCCGGACAGTCCTCCTTGAAAACTGA
- the nadk2 gene encoding NAD kinase 2, mitochondrial isoform X2 — protein MTQMTRRSVVNLVCLWNRAGSLLHGNSLRPIHTSICNTSSQPKAGFKPEKVAVVTKTTRYEFEQQRYRYAGLSEEDLKQLLAMKGSSYSGLLERHSIHTNNVEHIVKSLRREDIEVRVVKRGEYDEEVVRWADAIISAGGDGTMLLVASKVLSKDKPVVGVNTDPERSEGHLCLPVRYTRAFPEALEKLCRGEFRWLWRQRIRLHLEGTGINPTPVDLHEQQLSLEQHSQAHRITTMDSQRSTTPPPVMWTGTLHESFSKPNLLPIRSLNEIFIGESLSSSPFSTTVLVSPALIRGISVHNRLTLKSFKPHANLLLHRASYYEISVDDGPWEKQKSSGLSICTGTGSKAWSYNINKLVEQAVEEVLKIGKSQTGLDIPLDRDFIEKVTDEYNESLVFSPDDRRLFYSIREPIVNRVFSSSRQRGFASKVCVRSRCWDACMVVDGGTSFEFNDGAIATISMSEEDQLRTVLLEN, from the exons ATGACCCA AATGACTCGCCGCTCAGTGGTTAACTTGGTGTGCCTTTGGAATCGAGCTGGCAGCCTGCTGCATGGAAACTCCCTTCGCCCCATCCACACTTCAATATGCAACACCTCATCGCAGCCAAAAGCTGGATTCAAACCGGAAAAGGTAGCAGTGGTTACAAAGACTACGCGATATGAGTTTGAACAGCAGCGGTATCGCTACGCAGGGCTGTCTGAAGAGGACTTAAAACAGCTG CTTGCTATGAAGGGCTCCAGCTACAGCGGCCTGCTGGAAAGACACAGCATCCACACTAACAATGTGGAACATATTGTGAAGAGCCTGCG GAGAGAAGACATTGAGGTACGAGTTGTGAAGAGAGGAGAATATGATGAAGAAGTGGTGCGATGGGCAGATGCCATTATCTCTGCTGGAG GTGATGGGACAATGCTACTTGTTGCCAGTAAGGTTTTAAGCAAGGACAAACCAGTTGTTGGAGTAAACACTGACCCTGAGAG GTCAGAAGGTCATCTATGCCTGCCTGTGCGCTACACTCGTGCCTTCCCAGAGGCACTGGAGAAACTCTGTCGTGGTGAGTTCAG GTGGCTGTGGCGCCAGAGGATCCGTCTGCACTTAGAGGGCACAGGAATCAATCCCACCCCTGTGGACCTGCACGAACAGCAGCTCAGCCTGGAGCAGCACAGCCAAGCTCACCGCATCACCACCATGGACAGCCAGCGGAGTACGACTCCACCACCCGTCATGT GGACAGGAACACTACATGAGAGCTTCTCCAAGCCTAATCTCCTCCCTATCAGAAGCCTGAATGAAATCTTCATCGGAGAATCTCTGTCCTCCAG CCCCTTCAGCACCACCGTGCTCGTCTCTCCAGCACTCATCAGGGGAATCTCTGTCCACAACAGGCTGACGTTAAAATCCTTCAAACCCCATGCTAACCTCTTGCTCCATAGGGCTTCCTACTACGAGATCTCTGTGGATGACGGCCCGTGGGAAAAGCAGAAGAGTTCAGGACTCAGCATTTGCACAGGAACAGGATCCAAAGCCTG GTCCTATAACATCAACAAACTTGTTGAACAAGCTGTGGAGGAGGTGCTAAAAATcg GAAAGTCCCAAACAGGTCTTGATATCCCACTTGATCGTGACTTTATTGAAAAGG ttacTGATGAATACAACGAGTCTCTGGTGTTCAGTCCAGACGACAGGCGTTTGTTCTACAGCATCAGGGAGCCCATCGTCAACAGAGTCTTCTCCAGCAGTCGGCAGAGAGGCTTCGCCAGCAA ggtGTGTGTCCGCTCACGGTGTTGGGATGCCTGCATGGTGGTCGACGGTGGGACTTCATTCGAGTTCAACGACGGTGCTATCGCTACAATCAGCATGAGTGAGGAGGACCAGCTCCGGACAGTCCTCCTTGAAAACTGA
- the nadk2 gene encoding NAD kinase 2, mitochondrial isoform X5 → MVVCSLIRMTRRSVVNLVCLWNRAGSLLHGNSLRPIHTSICNTSSQPKAGFKPEKVAVVTKTTRYEFEQQRYRYAGLSEEDLKQLLAMKGSSYSGLLERHSIHTNNVEHIVKSLRREDIEVRVVKRGEYDEEVVRWADAIISAGGDGTMLLVASKVLSKDKPVVGVNTDPERSEGHLCLPVRYTRAFPEALEKLCRGEFRWLWRQRIRLHLEGTGINPTPVDLHEQQLSLEQHSQAHRITTMDSQRSTTPPPVMWTGTLHESFSKPNLLPIRSLNEIFIGESLSSRASYYEISVDDGPWEKQKSSGLSICTGTGSKAWSYNINKLVEQAVEEVLKIGKSQTGLDIPLDRDFIEKVTDEYNESLVFSPDDRRLFYSIREPIVNRVFSSSRQRGFASKVCVRSRCWDACMVVDGGTSFEFNDGAIATISMSEEDQLRTVLLEN, encoded by the exons ATGGTTGTGTGTTCACTTATAAGAATGACTCGCCGCTCAGTGGTTAACTTGGTGTGCCTTTGGAATCGAGCTGGCAGCCTGCTGCATGGAAACTCCCTTCGCCCCATCCACACTTCAATATGCAACACCTCATCGCAGCCAAAAGCTGGATTCAAACCGGAAAAGGTAGCAGTGGTTACAAAGACTACGCGATATGAGTTTGAACAGCAGCGGTATCGCTACGCAGGGCTGTCTGAAGAGGACTTAAAACAGCTG CTTGCTATGAAGGGCTCCAGCTACAGCGGCCTGCTGGAAAGACACAGCATCCACACTAACAATGTGGAACATATTGTGAAGAGCCTGCG GAGAGAAGACATTGAGGTACGAGTTGTGAAGAGAGGAGAATATGATGAAGAAGTGGTGCGATGGGCAGATGCCATTATCTCTGCTGGAG GTGATGGGACAATGCTACTTGTTGCCAGTAAGGTTTTAAGCAAGGACAAACCAGTTGTTGGAGTAAACACTGACCCTGAGAG GTCAGAAGGTCATCTATGCCTGCCTGTGCGCTACACTCGTGCCTTCCCAGAGGCACTGGAGAAACTCTGTCGTGGTGAGTTCAG GTGGCTGTGGCGCCAGAGGATCCGTCTGCACTTAGAGGGCACAGGAATCAATCCCACCCCTGTGGACCTGCACGAACAGCAGCTCAGCCTGGAGCAGCACAGCCAAGCTCACCGCATCACCACCATGGACAGCCAGCGGAGTACGACTCCACCACCCGTCATGT GGACAGGAACACTACATGAGAGCTTCTCCAAGCCTAATCTCCTCCCTATCAGAAGCCTGAATGAAATCTTCATCGGAGAATCTCTGTCCTCCAG GGCTTCCTACTACGAGATCTCTGTGGATGACGGCCCGTGGGAAAAGCAGAAGAGTTCAGGACTCAGCATTTGCACAGGAACAGGATCCAAAGCCTG GTCCTATAACATCAACAAACTTGTTGAACAAGCTGTGGAGGAGGTGCTAAAAATcg GAAAGTCCCAAACAGGTCTTGATATCCCACTTGATCGTGACTTTATTGAAAAGG ttacTGATGAATACAACGAGTCTCTGGTGTTCAGTCCAGACGACAGGCGTTTGTTCTACAGCATCAGGGAGCCCATCGTCAACAGAGTCTTCTCCAGCAGTCGGCAGAGAGGCTTCGCCAGCAA ggtGTGTGTCCGCTCACGGTGTTGGGATGCCTGCATGGTGGTCGACGGTGGGACTTCATTCGAGTTCAACGACGGTGCTATCGCTACAATCAGCATGAGTGAGGAGGACCAGCTCCGGACAGTCCTCCTTGAAAACTGA
- the nadk2 gene encoding NAD kinase 2, mitochondrial isoform X4, protein MTRRSVVNLVCLWNRAGSLLHGNSLRPIHTSICNTSSQPKAGFKPEKVAVVTKTTRYEFEQQRYRYAGLSEEDLKQLLAMKGSSYSGLLERHSIHTNNVEHIVKSLRREDIEVRVVKRGEYDEEVVRWADAIISAGGDGTMLLVASKVLSKDKPVVGVNTDPERSEGHLCLPVRYTRAFPEALEKLCRGEFRWLWRQRIRLHLEGTGINPTPVDLHEQQLSLEQHSQAHRITTMDSQRSTTPPPVMWTGTLHESFSKPNLLPIRSLNEIFIGESLSSSPFSTTVLVSPALIRGISVHNRLTLKSFKPHANLLLHRASYYEISVDDGPWEKQKSSGLSICTGTGSKAWSYNINKLVEQAVEEVLKIGKSQTGLDIPLDRDFIEKVTDEYNESLVFSPDDRRLFYSIREPIVNRVFSSSRQRGFASKVCVRSRCWDACMVVDGGTSFEFNDGAIATISMSEEDQLRTVLLEN, encoded by the exons ATGACTCGCCGCTCAGTGGTTAACTTGGTGTGCCTTTGGAATCGAGCTGGCAGCCTGCTGCATGGAAACTCCCTTCGCCCCATCCACACTTCAATATGCAACACCTCATCGCAGCCAAAAGCTGGATTCAAACCGGAAAAGGTAGCAGTGGTTACAAAGACTACGCGATATGAGTTTGAACAGCAGCGGTATCGCTACGCAGGGCTGTCTGAAGAGGACTTAAAACAGCTG CTTGCTATGAAGGGCTCCAGCTACAGCGGCCTGCTGGAAAGACACAGCATCCACACTAACAATGTGGAACATATTGTGAAGAGCCTGCG GAGAGAAGACATTGAGGTACGAGTTGTGAAGAGAGGAGAATATGATGAAGAAGTGGTGCGATGGGCAGATGCCATTATCTCTGCTGGAG GTGATGGGACAATGCTACTTGTTGCCAGTAAGGTTTTAAGCAAGGACAAACCAGTTGTTGGAGTAAACACTGACCCTGAGAG GTCAGAAGGTCATCTATGCCTGCCTGTGCGCTACACTCGTGCCTTCCCAGAGGCACTGGAGAAACTCTGTCGTGGTGAGTTCAG GTGGCTGTGGCGCCAGAGGATCCGTCTGCACTTAGAGGGCACAGGAATCAATCCCACCCCTGTGGACCTGCACGAACAGCAGCTCAGCCTGGAGCAGCACAGCCAAGCTCACCGCATCACCACCATGGACAGCCAGCGGAGTACGACTCCACCACCCGTCATGT GGACAGGAACACTACATGAGAGCTTCTCCAAGCCTAATCTCCTCCCTATCAGAAGCCTGAATGAAATCTTCATCGGAGAATCTCTGTCCTCCAG CCCCTTCAGCACCACCGTGCTCGTCTCTCCAGCACTCATCAGGGGAATCTCTGTCCACAACAGGCTGACGTTAAAATCCTTCAAACCCCATGCTAACCTCTTGCTCCATAGGGCTTCCTACTACGAGATCTCTGTGGATGACGGCCCGTGGGAAAAGCAGAAGAGTTCAGGACTCAGCATTTGCACAGGAACAGGATCCAAAGCCTG GTCCTATAACATCAACAAACTTGTTGAACAAGCTGTGGAGGAGGTGCTAAAAATcg GAAAGTCCCAAACAGGTCTTGATATCCCACTTGATCGTGACTTTATTGAAAAGG ttacTGATGAATACAACGAGTCTCTGGTGTTCAGTCCAGACGACAGGCGTTTGTTCTACAGCATCAGGGAGCCCATCGTCAACAGAGTCTTCTCCAGCAGTCGGCAGAGAGGCTTCGCCAGCAA ggtGTGTGTCCGCTCACGGTGTTGGGATGCCTGCATGGTGGTCGACGGTGGGACTTCATTCGAGTTCAACGACGGTGCTATCGCTACAATCAGCATGAGTGAGGAGGACCAGCTCCGGACAGTCCTCCTTGAAAACTGA
- the skp2 gene encoding S-phase kinase-associated protein 2 produces the protein MPRDSMPLQDLPCLSLQGSMLSQFKRITKRKSRGCVSEGLDPECTPTELIQQWSPSHKHQRLVSKGKENDGKQFVLARRSRRKKESTSAGISWDHLPDELLLKIICYLPLQDLLRMSIVCKRWHRLAFDESLWHSVDLEGLTHVGPALQQVLKTGIRRLRCPRSFVEELHFTGTGPLQIVEMDLSSSIIPTSALESIICRCRLVEFLSLEGLQLSDSVISSLSKNPNLLQLNLSGCSGFSAPALSDALKSCSSIEQLNISWCDFNNNHVKSVVDNLSSSVTHLNLSGYRESLTLDNVKVLVTRCPHIQTLDLSDSTLLMADSFPVLKQLKYLRHLSLSRCYHIHIAALTDLGKTFPMLCLLDVFGLVHDSHLPSLKKEMPGVCINSRPFSSIARPTPASRLVGSCSDRAMWNRKCQLRVKL, from the exons ATGCCAAGAGACAG CATGCCACTGCAGGATCTGCCCTGCCTGAGTCTTCAGGGCTCCATGTTGTCTCAGTTCAAGAGGATCACCAAACGCAAGTCGAGAGGCTGTGTCAGTGAGGGCCTGGACCCTGAATGCACTCCGACAGAGCTCATCCAGCAGTGGTCACCGAGCCACAAGCACCAGCGGCTCGTCAGCAAGGGGAAAGAGAACGACGGCAAGCAGTTTGTCCTCGCCAGGAGGtcaaggaggaaaaaagaatcCACGTCAG CGGGCATTTCATGGGACCACCTGCCTGACGAGCTGCTTCTCAAGATCATCTGCTACCTACCTCTGCAGGACCTCCTCAGGATGTCGATAGTCTGCAAGCGCTGGCATCGCTTAGC GTTTGATGAGTCTCTGTGGCACAGCGTGGATCTGGAGGGGTTGACCCACGTGGgtccagctctgcagcaggtgctGAAGACCGGAATCCGCAGGCTGCGCTGCCCCCGCTCCTTCGTGGAGGAGCTGCACTTCACGGGCACGGG CCCACTGCAGATAGTTGAGATGGATCTGTCCAGCTCCATCATCCCCACCTCGGCTCTGGAGAGCATCATCTGTCGGTGCAGGCTGGTGGAGTTTCTGAGCCTGGAGGGTCTGCAGCTCTCAGACTCCGTCATCAG CTCTCTGTCCAAGAACCCAAACCTGCTGCAGCTCAACCTGAGCGGCTGCTCCGGCTTCTCTGCTCCGGCTCTGTCTGACGCGCTCAAATCCTGCTCCAG TATAGAGCAGTTGAACATATCATGGTGCGACTTCAACAATAATCATGTGAAGAGTGTTGTTGATAATCTGAGCTCCAGTGTTACTCACCTCAACCTCAGCGGTTACAGAGAGAGCCTCACGCTGGACA ATGTGAAGGTGCTGGTGACGAGATGCCCCCACATTCAAACTCTAGATTTAAG TGACAGCACTCTGCTGATGGCCGACAGCTTCCCTGTTCTCAAACAACTGAAGTATCTGCGGCATCTGTCCCTGAGTCGCTGCTATCACATTCACATCGCTGCTCTCAC GGACCTGGGCAAGACGTTCCCCATGCTGTGCCTGCTGGATGTGTTCGGCCTCGTCCACGACAGCCACCTGCCCTCTCTGAAGAAGGAGATGCCTGGCGTCTGCATCAACTCCAGGCCATTCTCCAGCATCGCCCGGCCCACGCCCGCCAGCAGGCTCGTCGGCTCCTGCAGCGACCGCGCCATGTGGAACAGGAAGTGCCAGCTGAGGGTCAAACTGTAA